A stretch of Ligilactobacillus faecis DNA encodes these proteins:
- a CDS encoding MucBP domain-containing protein codes for MLDNETQSLNYVVVNFITPDRKKITDSLKIFKTVGEPYRVNTPSLDGYILDGYRGNLEGVMGEKVEQVELVYERLGKLTIQSGLDETNIGTKQFKISRHANRVQVIELPKIQGSEDYYYLEENDGEKRIGKRVVDPDNFLPDDPTQDVHLLKLTLDQIDELTKLWSKDKKAAVSEKTTTEIEEVENPKEDIAYSAIVEESEIPEEVEQVQVIGGDTDMSLTEPTVLLLNAFKQVMTALVEYEKQGNLTRSQRTRLIKHAKSLLTAVERLN; via the coding sequence ATGTTGGACAATGAGACACAATCTTTAAATTATGTGGTAGTTAATTTCATCACACCTGATCGAAAAAAGATAACAGATTCTTTGAAAATTTTTAAAACTGTTGGGGAACCTTATCGAGTAAATACGCCAAGTCTAGATGGTTATATTCTTGACGGATATCGGGGAAATTTAGAAGGGGTAATGGGAGAAAAAGTCGAACAAGTAGAATTAGTCTATGAACGCCTCGGTAAACTGACGATTCAATCAGGGCTTGATGAAACAAATATTGGAACGAAGCAATTTAAGATATCCAGACATGCTAACCGAGTTCAAGTAATAGAGCTACCTAAAATTCAAGGAAGTGAAGATTACTATTACCTTGAAGAAAATGATGGAGAAAAGCGTATTGGTAAGAGGGTCGTTGATCCAGATAATTTTCTGCCAGATGATCCTACGCAAGATGTGCATTTACTCAAGCTGACTTTGGATCAGATAGATGAACTGACAAAGCTTTGGAGCAAGGATAAAAAGGCTGCTGTTTCAGAAAAGACTACTACCGAGATCGAAGAAGTTGAAAATCCAAAAGAAGATATTGCATATTCTGCGATAGTTGAGGAAAGTGAGATTCCAGAGGAAGTTGAACAAGTGCAAGTAATAGGAGGGGACACAGATATGAGTTTAACAGAACCAACAGTGCTATTACTAAATGCGTTTAAACAGGTTATGACAGCTCTTGTTGAGTATGAGAAACAAGGAAATTTGACACGTTCACAAAGAACTCGTTTGATCAAGCATGCTAAGTCATTACTAACAGCTGTTGAACGTTTGAATTGA
- a CDS encoding FAD-dependent oxidoreductase, whose translation MKIVIVGANHAGLAAVRQLVQNGNGDFEITVIDRENSLGYISGATPLLIRGAVSTYKDFFSIDIKEYLDGIDHFYAHSTVTRVDFDQRRVFVESENKERKHSFVVDYDKLVLATGSFQQKLQIKNSELSGIYTIKNLREGLLVNQKIDSDRIKNVAIVGGGSIGVELSEAISKRRKKVTLFEIDKHLLGRNFSKEFSKIAERQLLGYGVELELDSEIIGFEGRAGKVSNVITTNGSFLADMVIITTGFLPNTNLGGFHLDKYTNGAYIVDDEQRTSDPDVYAVGDCATVSDSVLSDLTVDFSVANALRSGKIAAKSIMGIAKSIGEMVTTRVIRIFGLNFFATGITEKIADAYRIGYGYVDDEVYNLLPAINSGGEKVKLRIIYRNDDHRIIGAQICSKGDFSGIITFLSLAVQKKVTIDELEDYRFFFYPYFNTPDNILSNIAQKGIKELGDETAGDRNKY comes from the coding sequence TTGTAGGAGCTAACCATGCAGGTTTAGCTGCTGTGCGACAGCTAGTTCAAAATGGAAATGGTGATTTTGAGATCACAGTTATTGATAGAGAAAATTCACTGGGATATATTAGTGGAGCAACACCTCTTCTAATAAGAGGTGCTGTTTCAACATATAAAGATTTTTTCTCAATTGATATTAAAGAATATCTTGATGGAATTGACCATTTTTATGCACATTCTACGGTAACTAGAGTGGATTTCGACCAAAGAAGAGTCTTCGTAGAAAGTGAGAATAAAGAGCGAAAACATTCATTTGTAGTCGATTACGATAAGTTAGTTTTGGCAACAGGTTCGTTTCAACAAAAGTTACAAATTAAAAATAGTGAGTTATCAGGGATATATACGATAAAGAATTTGCGAGAGGGGCTGTTAGTCAACCAAAAAATCGATAGTGACCGTATCAAAAATGTAGCGATCGTTGGTGGAGGCTCTATTGGAGTGGAGCTTTCAGAAGCAATTAGTAAACGGCGAAAGAAAGTTACTTTGTTTGAGATCGATAAACACTTACTTGGTAGGAATTTTAGCAAAGAATTTAGTAAAATTGCTGAAAGACAATTATTAGGGTATGGAGTAGAACTTGAGCTAGATAGTGAAATTATTGGATTTGAAGGACGTGCTGGTAAAGTAAGCAATGTGATCACCACGAATGGGAGTTTTCTTGCAGATATGGTGATAATAACAACAGGTTTTTTACCTAATACAAATTTAGGTGGTTTTCATCTGGATAAGTATACGAATGGAGCCTATATTGTGGATGATGAACAAAGAACTTCTGATCCAGATGTCTATGCAGTTGGAGATTGTGCGACTGTGAGTGATAGTGTGTTAAGCGATCTGACAGTTGATTTCTCAGTAGCAAATGCACTTCGGAGTGGCAAAATTGCTGCCAAAAGCATTATGGGTATAGCCAAAAGTATAGGTGAGATGGTCACAACTAGGGTGATTCGAATTTTTGGTCTAAATTTTTTTGCAACAGGGATCACGGAGAAAATAGCTGATGCATATCGTATAGGATACGGCTATGTGGATGATGAAGTGTATAATTTACTTCCTGCGATCAATAGTGGGGGAGAGAAAGTAAAACTTCGAATTATTTATCGCAACGATGATCATAGGATCATTGGAGCGCAAATTTGTTCAAAAGGTGATTTTTCAGGAATAATAACGTTTCTTTCTTTAGCTGTGCAAAAAAAGGTGACAATTGATGAACTTGAAGATTATCGTTTCTTTTTTTATCCGTACTTTAATACGCCAGACAATATTTTGTCAAATATAGCCCAAAAAGGGATCAAAGAACTTGGTGATGAGACTGCAGGAGATCGGAATAAGTACTAG
- a CDS encoding enhanced serine sensitivity protein SseB C-terminal domain-containing protein: MQEAEVYEKEADKVVTKTEERTQVIPLKKVRFEKALSEFMVKPLDSSLELKFVSALYTMLFYVPVQVGEQVISAKNRKPGLKLDIATMTYLADGSEYVPVFSSPERMESFLRGMGKNTELRPMVLSAQELMFQARRVNVAGILVNPGEHNFPLTNEYWSYVKQIRPIDLGDGRSFKLKIMPRDPAARIENKLKNVLKRMRSVKRAWLLGVKLPEHEDYEYVVIVDYTGDKKKFEESVARKLAIGIRSQLPYRSDVLIGTTNDLVGRSADKNFTPFYERRIGLFG, encoded by the coding sequence ATGCAAGAAGCAGAGGTATATGAAAAAGAAGCTGATAAGGTCGTTACTAAAACGGAGGAAAGAACGCAAGTTATTCCGTTAAAGAAGGTGCGATTTGAAAAAGCGCTTAGTGAATTTATGGTCAAACCACTTGATTCGAGCTTAGAACTAAAATTCGTAAGTGCACTCTATACAATGCTATTTTATGTACCCGTCCAAGTTGGCGAACAAGTAATTTCTGCCAAAAATCGTAAACCTGGGCTTAAATTAGACATTGCAACTATGACATATTTAGCGGATGGAAGTGAATATGTACCTGTATTTAGTAGCCCAGAGCGGATGGAGAGTTTCTTGCGTGGTATGGGAAAAAATACAGAGTTACGTCCTATGGTTTTATCAGCTCAAGAGTTAATGTTTCAAGCGCGGAGAGTCAATGTGGCAGGAATTTTAGTCAATCCGGGAGAACATAATTTTCCTCTCACAAATGAATATTGGAGCTATGTGAAACAGATTCGTCCGATCGATCTAGGAGATGGACGAAGTTTTAAACTAAAAATCATGCCACGTGATCCTGCAGCAAGGATCGAAAACAAACTGAAGAACGTACTAAAAAGAATGCGTAGTGTAAAGCGAGCATGGCTCTTGGGGGTCAAACTGCCGGAACACGAAGATTACGAATATGTGGTGATCGTTGATTATACAGGAGATAAGAAAAAATTTGAAGAGAGTGTGGCACGTAAGTTGGCAATAGGTATTCGTAGTCAGTTACCTTATCGTTCAGATGTTTTGATCGGGACGACTAATGATTTAGTTGGACGTTCGGCCGATAAAAATTTCACGCCTTTTTATGAACGGCGTATTGGCTTATTTGGATGA